One genomic region from Accipiter gentilis chromosome Z, bAccGen1.1, whole genome shotgun sequence encodes:
- the GCNT1 gene encoding beta-1,3-galactosyl-O-glycosyl-glycoprotein beta-1,6-N-acetylglucosaminyltransferase, with amino-acid sequence MLKRKLRFCHNLRFRLFLGLTLVLVIISVLKVNQKQDFLNRRHLELTKEDPIGNVNCTKIIEGDIEEIQKVKLETLSVSFKKRPRLTTDDYINMTADCASFTKTRKYIMEPLSNEEAEFPIAYSIVVYHKIEMLDRLLRSIYAPQNFYCIHVDKKSPESFFAAVKGIVSCFDNVFISSQLETVVYASWSRVQADINCMKDLYRRSSNWKYLINLCGLDFPIKTNQEIVEKLKALKGENSLETEKMPVYKEVRWKKHHEIIDGKIKNTGIDKKLPPLSTPIFSGSAYFVVSRRFAEYVLESSKILKFIEWAKDTYSPDEYLWATIQRIPEVPGAVSSSDKYDVSDMNALARFVKWQYFEGDVSKGAPYPPCSGIHVRSVCVFGVGDLSWMLRNHHFFANKFDTDVDPFAVKCLEEYLRHKALYLQKN; translated from the coding sequence ATGCTGAAGAGGAAATTACGGTTTTGCCACAACTTGCGCTTCAGGCTTTTCTTGGGTCTTACTCTTGTTTTAGTAATCATTTCGGTTTTGAAAGTTAACCAGAAGCAAGACTTCTTAAATCGGAGACATCTAGAGCTGACAAAAGAAGATCCTATTGGGAATGTTAACTGTACTAAGATTATAGAGGGGGATATAGAAGAAATTCAAAAGGTAAAGCTTGAGACATTGTCAGTGTCGTTTAAGAAACGCCCCAGACTAACAACAGATGATTATATTAACATGACAGCAGACTGTGCCTCCTTCACCAAGACTAGGAAATACATCATGGAACCTCTCAGCAATGAAGAAGCAGAATTTCCAATTGCTTACTCAATAGTGGTTTATCACAAAATTGAGATGCTTGATAGACTTCTAAGATCAATTTATGCCCCTCAGAATTTTTACTGTATTCATGTTGACAAAAAGTCTCCAGagtctttttttgctgctgtgaagGGAATAGTCTCATGTTTTGATAATGTCTTTATTTCCAGCCAGTTAGAGACTGTTGTATATGCTTCAtggagcagggtgcaggcagacaTTAACTGCATGAAAGATCTCTACAGAAGAAGTTCTAACTGGAAATACCTAATAAACCTCTGTGGCCTGGACTTTCCTATAAAGACCAACCAGGAAATAGTAGAGAAATTAAAAGCTCTTAAAGGTGAAAACAgcttggaaacagaaaaaatgccTGTTTATAAAGAAGTAAGGTGGAAAAAACACCATGAGATTATTGATGGTAAAATAAAGAACACAGGCATAGACAAAAAACTACCACCTCTCAGTACTCCAATTTTTTCTGGTAGTGCCTATTTTGTAGTTAGCAGAAGATTTGCAGAATACGTACTAGAAAGCAGTAAAATACTTAAGTTCATTGAGTGGGCAAAAGACACTTACAGCCCAGATGAGTACCTGTGGGCAACAATTCAGAGAATACCTGAAGTCCCAGGTGCAGTTTCTTCTAGTGACAAGTACGATGTTTCTGACATGAATGCACTGGCGAGGTTTGTCAAGTGGCAGTACTTTGAAGGTGATGTGTCCAAAGGTGCACCCTACCCACCGTGCAGTGGAATTCATGTTCGCTCTGTCTGTGTTTTTGGGGTAGGAGACCTGAGCTGGATGCTACGAAACCACCACTTCTTTGCTAATAAGTTTGACACTGATGTTGACCCTTTTGCAGTGAAATGTTTGGAAGAGTATTTGCGACACAAAGCTTTGTATCTGCAAAAGAACTGA